Sequence from the Ornithinimicrobium humiphilum genome:
ACAACCGCCAGTACGGCCTGACCCCGCGCCGGCTGCGGCAGAAGTCCGACGAGCGGCTGCGTCCCCGCACCCTGGGCAAGCTCGCCGACCAGGACTGACCCGGCGTCGGCGACCCGCCTCGGCGGGCCGGTCAGCTCGTCCAGGCGCGCCAGAGCGCGGCGTACTCCCCGTCCGCGGCCATGAGCTCGTCGTGGCTGCCGAGCTCGACGACCCGACCGTCCTGGACGACCGCGATGCGGTCGGCGTCGTGCGCGGTGTGCAGCCGGTGCGCGATCGCCACGACGGTCCGGTTGGTCAGCAGGGCGTTCATCGAGCCCTCGAGGTGCCGGGCCGTGCGCGGGTCGATGAGCGAGGTCGCCTCGTCGAGGACCAGCGTGTGCGGGTCGGCGAGGATCAGCCGTGCCAGGGCGACCTGCTGGGCCTGCGCCGGGGTGAGCGTCTGGTTGCCCGACCCCAGGACGGTGTCCAGCCCCTCGGGCAGCGCCGCCACCCAGGTGTCGGCGTCCACGGTGGAGAGCGCACGCCAGACCTCGGCGTCGTCGGCGCCCTCGCGCGCCAGCACGACGTTGTCCCGGACCGTGCCCCGGAAGACGTGGTGCTCCTGGGTGACCAGCGCGACCTCCCGCCGCAGGGCCTCGAGCGGCAGCTCGACGAGCTCGACGCCGCCGACGGTGACCGAGCCCTCACGCGGGCCGTGGATGCCCGACAGCAGCCGGCCCAGGGTGGACTTGCCCGACCCCGACGGCCCGACGATCGCCAGCCGCTCCCCGTGACGCAGGCTGAGGTCGATGCCGTGCAGCACGTCCTGGCCGTCGCGGTAGGCGTAGCGCAGGCCACGTCCGGCCAGGTCGCTGCCCTCCGGCGACGCCGTGCCGGGCGTGCGGTCGGGCGGCACCTCGGCGATCCCGAGCAGGCGGGTGGTCGAGGCGATGCCGACCTGCAGCCGGTCGACGGTGCCCACGAGGCGGTCGAAGGGACCGTAGAAGGTCTCGATGTAGAGCATCGCGGTGGTGAGCTGGCCCAGCGTGACCGCCCCGCGCGAGTAGAGCAGGGCACCGACCACCAGGGTGATGACCCGCGGCAGCGAGAACGCCATGTCCATGATCGCGAAGAGCAGGTTGCGCAGGACCAGGCCGTAGCGCTCCGCCTGCGAGCTCACGTCGATGTCGTCGACGGCCGCCCGACGGCGCTCGGGCTGCATCCCGAAGGTCTCGACGGTCCGCGCACCCTCGACGGTCTCGGTGAGGGAGGTGTTGATCTGCGAGTAGGTGGCGCCCTCGAGCAGGTAGGCCGCGGGCGCCCGCTGCAGGTAGCGACGCACCTGCCACAGCGACAGCGAGGCGGTGACGAGCGTGGGGACGGCCAGCGCCCACGAGTTGAGGATCATCGCCCCCACCGTGAGCAGCACGGTGACGGCGCCGATGATGAACTCGGGCAGCGCCCAGCGGACGGCACCGCTCATCGAGCCGACGTCGCGGGTGACGCGGGTGACGAGGTCGCCGGTGCTGGCCGACTCGACCCGCCCCAGGGGCAGGCGCAGCACGGCCCGGATCACGTGCTCGCGGGCCTCGGCGAGCACGGCCTGCCCGAGCACGGCGGCGAGCCACTTGGCGAGGAAGGTCAGCACGGCCTGCGCGACGAGGACGCCCACGACGAGCAGCCCGAAGCGGGTGAGCAGGCCGTCGGCGGGCCTGCCGCCGGCCTCGACCACCGCGTCGACGAGGCGGCCCAGCAGCATCGGCACCGCCAGCCCGGCGCCCGCGGCGAACGCGTTGGCCAGGGTGACGACCACGACGAGCCCGCCCCGGCTGCGCAGCAGCCCCCGCAGGTAGGTCATGACGGTGCCGCTGGAGGCGACGGGCAGGCCGCGCTCGGGGTCCTGGCTCTTCTGCAGGTGCTCCTCGGCGCGCTGCCGACGCAACCGGTGGCGCTCCCACAGGAGGCGGAAGCGCTCGCGCGTCGGCGTGCCCGGGGCCGGGGGCCGCAGCTCCTCCGGCACGGCCGACGGGCGGTGCCCGGGCTCGCGCCAGGTGCGCGCGGAGTCCTCGGCGAGCCTGGTGTCGAGGGTCACGGCGAGGTCACCTCCTCGGGCAGGTGGGTGGGCAGCTCGTGCTGCGCGGGGTCGGTCGGGGTCGGCTGGTCCGGAACCTCGCCGGACGGGGCGGGGTCGAGGGCCTCGGCGCGCTCGCCCCGCAGGACGGTGCGCCGGTAGGCCTCGCAGGTGCTGACGAGCTCGTCGTGGGTGCCGGTGGCCACGACGACGCCGTGCTCGAGGAGGGCGACCTCGTCGGCGTGGTGCAGGAGCAGCGGCGAGGCGGTCATGACCACGGTGGTCCGGCCCCGGCGGTGCTCGGGCAGCCGAGCGGCGATCCGGGCCTCGGTGTGGGCGTCGACCGCGGAGGTGGGCTCGACCAGCACGAGCACGGGCGGGTCGGCAGCCAGCGCCCGGGCGAGCACCAGCCGCTGGCGCTGCCCGCCGGACAGCCCGCGGCCGCGCTCGTCGAGCACGCCCTGCCAGCCACCGGGGAGGATGTCGTAGACGTCCTCGGCAGCCGCGGCGTGCAGCGCCGCCTCGGCCTGCTCGCGGGTGAGCGTGCCGTGCGGGTCGACGGAGTCCTGGAGGGTGCCGGCGAAGACGTGGGCGCGGGTGTCGCTGACCAGCACCGTCTCGCGCACCTGGTCGAGCGGCAGGGCGGACAGGTCGACGTCACCGATCCGCACGCCCCACGGCCGCCTGGCCCGCTCGGTGTCCCGCTCGGCGAGCGCGGCGCGGGCGGCCTCCCGCTCGCGCCGGGCCCGGCGTGCGGCGCCCCCCGAGGCCTCGTCGTCGTCATCGCCCGAGAGCGCGTCGTCAGCGGGCAGGTAGCGGCCCAGCCGGTCGGCCAGCGCGGCGCTGTCGTCCGGGAGCGCGCTGACGACCATGGTCAGCCGGCCGGGCCGCACCCGCAGGCCGGAGGCCTCGTCGACCAGCTCGGCCGTCACGTCGACCGCGACCCGCTCGCGCTCCGGCCAGGGGTCGGGGGTGCCCAGCACGCCGATGGTCTTGCGGGCCGAGACGAAGGACCGGGTGATCTGCTGCGCCGCCTCGAAGACGACGCGGATCGGCTGCACGAGGAAGAGCGCGTAGCCCAGGAAGGTCACCAGCTGGCCGATGGCCAGCTCGCCGCGGCCCACCGCGCGCACGCCCAGCACGAGGAGCGCGACGACGAAGAGGCCGGAGAGCAGGACGCCGACCGCCTCGACCAGCGCGGCCCAGGCGCCGGCCTGGACGCCGGCGGCGCGGACCCGCTGGGACTGCCGTGCGTAGTTGGTGCCGAAGATCCGCTCGCCGCCGATGCCGCGCAGGATGCGCAGGCCGGCCACGATGTCGGTGGCCATCGACGTCAGCTCCGAGTCGCGCGAGCGCTCGCGCGTCTGCGCCGCGGACAGCGGCCGCAGCAGCACGCTGGAGACGACCACCAGGAGCGGGGCGACCAGCAGCACGACGAGACCGAGCGGCACCGAGATCTGCAGCACGATGACCGCGACGAGGAGGTAGGCGACGACGTTGCCGACGAGCCGGGAGAGGATCTCGACGAAGTGGCCGAACTGCTCGCCGTCGCTGCCGCTGACCGAGAGGACCTCGCCGGTGGGGGCGCGACGGGTGAGCACGTGGCCCAGGCGGGCGGTCTTGTTGGTGACCAGACCGGTCTGGCCGTAGGACGCCACGAGCCAGGAGCGGACGACGACCGTGTGGTAGAAGACGCCGCTGCCGCCGCCGACCAGGGTGATGGCCAGCAGGACCAGGCACCACAGCGCGATGCGGCTGCCGTCCTGGGCGACGATCCCCTCGTCGATGGCGCGCCCGAACACCCACGGGGTGAGGGCGGTGGGCAGCATCCAGAGCAGGCTGCACAGGCAGGCCGCGACCACGAGGTCGGGCTGCTGGCGGACCAGCCACCAGAGGAACCGGCCGGGGCCGCGGGTGTCGGGCACGCCGGAGGTGCCGGGCCCGGCCCAGGCGGTGATGGTGGGGGGAAAGTCGCGCATGGCGTCCCCCAGGGTAGGTCGCGGCACCGACGGGCCACCAACGGTTTATGCCGGTCACCCGGTGGTGCCACCCGGCTCGCGCAGGTGAGAGGATGGGGCAGACATCTGACCGGCCGCACTGGAGGACGCGTGACCACTCGCCAGAACCTCGCCTGGTGGCAGAAGCTGCTCATGGCGCTGAAGCTGTGGCGCCCCACCTACCGCACCCTGCACCACGAGCTGCGGGACATGGAGCGCCCGCCCGTGCCCCCGGTGACCGGTGCCTACGGCAACCGCGTCGACCTCACGCACCGCCGCCGGCTGGTCCCCCAGTCCGGCGACCGCGACTGACGCGGGCCGGATCGGCCGACGTCCGTCGGTGCGGGCTGGCACAGTGAACGCGTGACCGGCCCGACAGCAGAGCCCTCCACGGTCCTCGACCGCTTCTCGCCCGCGACCCGGGCGTGGTTCGAGGCGTCCTTCCCCGGGCCCACCGCCGCCCAGGCGGGGGCCTGGAGCGCCATCAGCCGGGGCGAGCACACCCTCGTCGTCGCCCCGACCGGCTCCGGCAAGACCCTCTCGGCCTTCCTCTGGGCGATCGACCGGATCGTCGCCGGGACGGGCGACGTCACCTCCGGCGCGGCCGCGGCCCCCACGAACGTCGACGGCGGACCCCGCGGACGCTGCCGCGTCCTCTACGTCTCCCCGCTCAAGGCGCTCGCCGTCGACGTCGAGCGCAACCTGCGCTCCCCCCTCGTGGGCATCGGGCACGCCGCGACGCGGCTCGGCCTGCCCTCCCCGAGCGTGTCCGTGGCGGTCCGCTCGGGCGACACCCCGGCCGCGGAGCGGCGGGCCTTCGCCAAGGAGGGCGCGGAGATCCTCATCACCACGCCGGAGTCGCTCTTCCTGCTGCTCACCTCGCAGGCCCGCAGCGCGCTCACCGGTGTGGAGTCGGTCATCGTCGACGAGGTGCACGCCGTCGCCGGCACCAAGCGCGGTGCGCACCTCGCGGTCACCCTGGACCGGCTCGACGCCCTGCTCGAGCGCCCCGCGCAGCGGATCGGGCTGTCCGCGACGGTGCGCCCCGTCGAGGAGGTCGCGCGCTACCTCGCCGGCGGGCGCCCGGTGACGACGGTGCAGCCGCCGTCGACGAAGCGCTGGGACCTGCAGGTCGTCGTGCCCGTCCCCGACATGAGCGATCCGGGCGCGACGGAGCCCGCACGCCCCGGCGGGCCGCCCGCCTCCCGAGCGACGGCGGACGACCTCGCCGAGCGCGTCGACGAGTGGGCCCGCGGCGGGAGCACGGGCGGGGCCGGCGACCTGGACGAGCCGGACCAGACAGGGCCGGACGGCGCCCTCGACGACGACCACCCGGCCGACGGGACCGGCCCGGTCGGCGCGGGCCCGGTGCTGCCCGACCTCGACGGGGACGCCGGCGACGTCTGGCAGCCGGCCGACGACCCCGAGGAGCGGGCCTCCATCTGGCCGCACGTCGAGCGTCGGGTGGGCGAGCTCATCGAGCATCACACCTCGACCCTCGTCTTCACCAACTCCCGCCGGGTCGCCGAGCGCTTCACCACGCGGCTCAACGACGCCTGGGAGGAGCGGGCCGAGCGCCTCGCCGAGGCCGCCGGCACGGAGGGGTCCGCCGGGGCCGGCACCGAGGAGGACGCCCGCCCGGCGCGCCCCGCCCGGCCGCCCGCCCAGGTCATGGGCCAGGCCGGCGCCGGGGGCGCCGCTCCTCCCGTCCTCGCCCGCGCCCACCACGGGTCCGTGAGCAAGGAGCAGCGGGCGGTCATCGAGGACGCCCTCAAGACCGGCCGGCTGCCCGCCGTCGTCGCGACCAGCAGCCTCGAGCTCGGCATCGACATGGGCGCGGTCGACCTCGTCGTGCAGGTCGCCAGCCCGCCCAGCGTCGCCTCCGGCCTGCAGCGCGTCGGCCGGGCCGGTCATCAGGTCGGCGCCGTGAGCGAGGGCGTCTTCTTCCCCACGCACCGGGCCGATCTCGTCCAGACCGCGGTCGTGGTGGACCGCATGCGGGCCGGCCTCATCGAGCAGCTGCGGGTGCCCGCCAACCCGCTCGACGTGCTCGCCCAGCAGATCGTCGCGATGGTCGCGATGGACGAGTGGGCGGTGCCCGAGCTCTTCGAGCTGGTCCGGCGCTCGGCCTCCTTCGCCTCGCTGCCCCGGCCCCTCCTCGAGGCCGTGCTCGACATGCTCGCCGGGCGCTATCCCGGCGAGGACTTCGCCGACCTGCGCCCGCGCATCGAGTGGGACCGCGTCACCGACCGGCTCACCGCCCGCCGCGGGGCGCAGCTGCTGGCGGTCACCTCCGGCGGCACCATCCCCGACCGCGGCCTGTATGCCGTGATGCTCGCCACCGGCGACGGGCCCGGCCGGCGGGTGGGCGAGCTTGACGAGGAGATGGTCTACGAGTCCCGGGTGGGCGACGTCTTCACGCTGGGCACCACCAGCTGGCGGATCGAGGACATCACCCACGACCAGGTGCTCGTCACGCCCGCCCCCGGCCAGATCGGGCGACTGCCCTTCTGGAAGGGCGAGTCCCAGGGACGACCGGCCGAGCTCGGCGCGGCGGTCGGCGCCTTCGTCCGCGAGCTCGCCGGCCTGCCGCGCGAGGCGGCCCTGGCCTCGCTCGCGGAGCGCGGTCTGGACCCGTGGGCGGCCGACAACCTCGTCACCTACGTCGCCGAGCAGCGCGAGGCGACCTCGGTGCTGCCCGACGACCGCACGGTGGTCGTCGAGCGCTTCCGCGACGAGGTCGGCGACTGGCGCGTCGTCGTCCACTCCCCCTGGGGCCGTCCGGTCCACGGGCCGTGGGCGTTGTGCCTGGCCGCCCGGATGCGCGAGCGCTACGGCACCGACGTGCAGGCGATGGCCGCCGACGACGGCATCGTGCTCCGGCTGCCCGACCTGGGCGGCTGGGACGAGGCAGGTCGCCGGGTCGACGACGCCGGCGAGGCGGCCCGGCTCGACGCCGAGATCGCCGACCTGCTCACCCTCGACCCCGACGAGGTCGCCGACCTCGTCACCGCCGAGATCGGTGGGTCGGCCCTCTTCGCCTCCCGCTTCCGCGAGTGCGCGGCCCGGGCCCTCCTGCTGCCCCGCCGCAACCCCGGCCGCCGCCAGCCTCTCTGGCAGCAGCGGCAGCGCTCCGCCCAGCTGCTCGAGGTGGCGGCCCGCTACCCGACCTTCCCGATCGTCCTCGAGGCGGTGCGCGAGTGCGTCCAGGACGTCTTCGACGTCTCCGCGCTCGTCGAGCTCATGCGCGGCATCGCCAGCCGCGAGATCCGCGTCATCTCGGTGGCCAGCGCGACCCCGTCGCCCTTCGCCCGGTCGCTGCTCATGGGCTACATCGCCCAGTTCCTCTACGAGGGGGACTCCCCGCTGGCCGAGCGCCGGGCGGCGGCCCTGTCCCTGGACCCCGCCCTCCTGGCCGAGCTGCTCGGCCGGGGCGAGGGCACCTCGCTGCGCGACCTCCTCGACCCGGAGGTGGTCGCCCGCACGCACGCCGAGCTGCAGCGACTGGTCCCCGAGCGGGCCGCCCGCGACAGCCAGGACGTCGTCGACCTGCTGCGGGTGCTCGGACCGCTGACCACCGACGAGATCCGCGAGCGCACCCGCGAGGAGGTCCGCGAGGAGGTGCCCGGCTGGCTCGCCGAGCTCGCGGGGGCCCGCCGCGTCCTCGAGGTCCGGATCGCCGGTCAGCAGCGGTGGGCGGACGCCCAGGACGCCGCCCGGCTGCGGGACGCGCTCGGCACCGCCATCCCCGTCGGGGTGCCCGCCGCCTACCTCGAGGCGGTCGAGGACCCGCTGGGCGACCTGGTCCTGCGCTACGCCCGCACCCACACGCCCTTCCCTCTCGAGGACCTCTCCGCGCGCCTCGGGCTGGGCAGCGCCGTCGTGCGCGACGCGGCCCGTCGCCTGGTGTCCTCGGGACGGCTGGTCGAGGGCGCCCTCGTCCCGCACGGCACCGGCACCGAGGACCTCTGCGACGCCGAGGTGCTGCGGCTGCTGCGCCGCCGTTCTCTGGCGGCCCTGCGCCAGGAGGTCGAGCCGGTCACCCGGGCGACCTACGCCCGCTTCCTGCCGCGTTGGCAGTCCGCCACCGGGCTGGCCTCCGTCGGTGGCCGTGCCGGCACGGGGTCGGGCGTCGACGGCGTGCTCCGTGCCGTCGAGCAGCTGGCGGGTGCCCGCCTGCCCGCCTCGGCGGTGGAGTCGCTCGTCCTGCCGGCCCGGGTGCGCGACTACTCCCCCGCCCTCCTCGACGAGCTGATGACCACCGGGGAGGTGCTCTGGCAGGGGCACGGCAGCCTGCCCGGCGACGACGGCTGGGTGTCGCTGCACCTGGCCGAGACGGCCCCGCTGACGCTCCTGGAGCCCGAGCCCGTGGGGTCGGAGACCGCCCGGGCCGTCCTGGAGCTGCTGGAGCGGGTGCCCGGCGGTGCCTACTTCTTCCGGGCGCTGGCGGACGCCGTCGGCTCGACCGACGACCAGGCCCTGATCACCACGCTGTGGGATCTCGTCTGGGCCGGCCACGTCAGCGCAGACACCTTCGCCCCCGTCCGTGCCCTGCTGGGCTCCGGGCGCACCGCCCACCGCTCCCGCCGGGCGCCCCGCGCCTCCGGGCGGTGGTCACGCTCCTCGGTCGCGCTGTCCGCCCGCTCCTCCCGCCCCTCGATGCCCACCCGCTCGGGCCCGCCGTCGGGCGTCGGACGCTGGTCGCTGCTGCCCTCCCCGGAGCCGGCGGGCACGGTCCGGGCGCTCGCCACCGCCGAGCAGCTGCTGGACCGCTACGGCGTGCTGACACGCGGCTCGGTGGTCGCGGAGGGCATCCCCGGCGGCTATGCCGGCGTCTACCGCGTGCTCGCCGGGGCCGAGGAGGCCGGCCGGGTGCGCCGCGGCTACGTGGTCGAGGGCCTGGGCGCCGCGCAGTTCGGTTCCGCCGGAGCCATCGACCGGCTCCGCGCCCTCGACGGCGAGCGCGACGACCCGGGCCGCCAGCCCGACGTCGTGCTCCTCGCCGCGACCGACCCGGCCAACCCCTACGGCGCCGCGGTGCCGTGGCCGGAGCGGGGCGAGGGCGAGGAGACCGCCACCGCGCACCGTCCCGGACGCAAGGCCGGGGCGATGGTCGTGCTCGTCGACGGCGACCTCGCGCTCTACCTCGAGCGCGGCGGACGCTCGGCGCTGACCTTCTCGCTGCCCGACCACGTCGAGCCCGGTCCGGTCTGGGAGACGGTGGCGGCCACGCTCGTCGGCGCGGTGCGCTCCGGGGCCCTGGCCGGGCTGACCGTGGCCAAGATCGACGGCGCCGGTGCGCTCTCCTCCGAGCACCCGCTCGCCACCGCGATGGTGGCCGCCGGCTTCCACACCGCTCCCGCGGGGCTGCGGCTGCGGCGCTGAGACGAGGAGGACCGCTGCGCCCGGCTCAGTCGTCGACGGCGTCCAGGCCCTTGCGCCGCAGCTCTGCGAGGTGGTCGAGCATGTTCTGCAGGACCTCCGGCGGGTGCGGCTCCCAGTCGGCCACCTCGCGGACGACGCGCACCGGGTCCTGGGTCCGGTAGGAGCGCGTGGGGTTGCCCTCGAAGCGCGTGTCCGTCAGGTTGGGGTCGTCCTCGACCGGACCGGTGGGCTCCACCTCGTAGACGCGGCCGGGACCGTCCCCGTGGGCGAGCTCGGCGCCCCACACGGCGGCGTCGAGGGTCGCGGTGAGGTAGACGTGGTTGGCCGTCCGATCGCCGAAGTTCGAGGCGTGGCCGGGCACGAGCAGGTCGCCCACCGACAGCTCGGCCCTCGTGCCATGGAAGAACGGGCCGTGGTCCTCCGGTTCCGCGCGTCCTGCGCCCATGCGCCCACCGTAGGGCAACCGGGCGCTATCTTGAGCGCATCGTCGGCCCGACCGACCTCCCGAAGGAGACCGCCATGCCCACCTCACCACTGCGTTCCCGCCTCGCCGCCGAGTTCCTCGGCACCTTCGTCCTCGTCCTCGGCGGCGCCGGCAGCGCCATCTTCGCCGCCAAGGTGATCAGCGAGGGCACCGTCAACATGGGCATCGGCTTCCTCGGGGTCGCTCTCGCCTTCGGCCTGACGGTCACCGTCATGGCCTATGCCGTCGGGCACATCTCCGGCGGCCACTTCAACCCCGCCGTCACCCTCGGCGCCCTGCTGGCCGGGCGCATCGACACCCGGTCGGTGCTGCCCTACATGGTGACCCAGGTCGTCGGGGCCTCGGTCGCCGGCCTCGTGCTCTTCGTGGTGGCCTCCGGCAAGGACGGCTTCGACCCGGTCGCCTCGGGCTTCGCCACCAACGGCTACGGCGACCGTTCGCCCGACGGCTACGGGCTGCTCGCCGCCCTCGTGATCGAGGTCGTGCTCACCGCGGTCTTCCTCTACGTGATCCTCGGCTCGACCGACACCCGCGCCCCGGCCGGCTTCGCCCCGCTGGCGATCGGTCTGAGCCTGACGCTCATCCACCTGGTCTCGATCCCGGTCACCAACACCTCGGTCAACCCGGCGCGCTCCCTGGGCGTGGCCTGGTTCGCCGGCGGTGAGGCGCTCGGGCAGGTCTGGCTGTTCGTCGTGGCCCCGCTCGCCGGCGCCGCGATCGCCGGCGCGACCTACCGGGCCCTCTTCCCCAACACCGAGGAGACCCTGCTCGAGGAGCCGTGAGCCCCCGTGGTCGAATGACCCCGTGAACGTGCGTCCCGGGGCCCTCAGCGCCCTGCTCGCGGCCCTGCTCGCGGCCGCCCTCTTCGGCACCACCGGGACCGCCCAGGCCCTCGGTCCCGACGGCACCGACCCCGCCTCGGTGGGCGCCCTGCGCATCGCGGTCGGGGCCTCGGTGCTCGCCCTGGCGGTGGTCGGCCGGTCCCGCCGTGCGGTTCGTCCGATCCGCGCAGGGCGCCTGCCCACCTGGACGCTCGTGCTCGTCGGCGGCCTGTGCGTCGCCTCCTACCAGGCCTGCTTCTTCCTCGGCGTCTCCCGCACCGGCGTGGCCGTGGGCACCGTCGTGGCGCTCGGCGTGGCCCCGCTGGCCACGGGGCTGCTCGCGATGCTCCTCGGCGAGCGCCCCGACCCGGTGTGGACCGGGGCCACCGCGGTGGCCGTGGTCGGCGTCGTGCTCCTCGTCATGGGATCCGGGTCGTCCACGACCTCGGTCGACCTCCTCGGGGTCGCGGCGGCGGTCGGCGCCGGGGTCTCCTACGCCGGCTACACCGTCGCGGCCCGGTCCCTCCTGCTCCGCGGTGCCGACGGCGTCCGGGTCATGGCGGGCTTCTTCGCCACCGGGGCGCTGGTGCTCCTGCCCGTGCTGCTCCTCCACCCGCCGGCCTGGGCCCTCACCGTGCGCGGCGCCGCCATGGTGCTCTGGCTGGGCGTGATGACCACCGCCGTGGCCTACCTCCTCTTCCAGCACGCCCTCTCGGGGCTGTCCGCCCGCACCGTGAGCACCCTGACCCTGGGCGAGCCGGTGACCGCGACCGTGCTGGGCGTCGTCGTGCTCTCCGAGCGGCTCTCCACCCTCACCGCCCTCGGGGTCGTGGTCGTGGTGGTCGGCCTGCTCCTCACCGGGCTGCCGCGCCGCTCCCCCGCGCCCGACGCGGCCCCCGTCACGGCGGCGCCCGCTGACCTACCCTGAGCGCATGAGCGACGAGGCCGACCCCCGCATCTCCGCCCTGCCCCTCCCCACCCGGGACGAGGTGCCCGAGGGCGTGCGGCGGTTGTGGGACAAGTCGCGCGAGGTGCTCGGCTTCGTCCCGAACGTCTTCGTCGCCCAGGCCTACAACGGCGAGCAGTTCCAGGCGTGGTGGGCCTACTTCAACCTGCTGGTCAACAAGGAGGGCCACCTGACCAACGCCGAGCGCGAGTTGCTCGCCGTCGTGGTCAGCGGGCTCAACCGCTGCACCTACTGCGCCGTCTCCCACGGCGCCGCGCTGCGCGTCGCCACCGGCGACCCGGTCACCGCCGACCTGGTCGCCGTCAACTGGCGGCAGGCCGGGCTGCCGGAGCGCGAGGCGGCCCTGGCCGCCTACGCCGAGAAGCTCACGCTCACCCCCGCCGAGGTGACGCCGGAGGACCTCGACGCGCTGCGCGCCGTGGGGCTGGACGACCACCAGATCCTCGAGGCGGTCCAGGTCGTCGGGATGTTCAACATGACCAACCGGGTGTCGACGGCGATCGCGATGCTCCCCAACGCCGAGTACCACTCCCTGGGGCGGGAGCCCGGTGCCTGAGGGCGACGCGGTATGGCGCACCGCGCGCCGGCTGCACCGGGCGCTCGCGGGGCAGGTGCTCGAGGGCAGCGACCTGCGGGTGCCGTCCCTGGCGACGGCCGACCTGGCGGGTCGCCGCACCCTGGAGGTCGTCCCCCGCGGCAAGCACCTGCTGCACCGGATGGAGGGCGACCTGACGCTGCACAGCCACCTGCGGATGGAGGGATCGTGGCGGGTGCACCCGGTGGCCCGGCGGCACACCTTCGCGGCCCGGCACACGGTGCGGGCGATGGTCTGGACGTCCGAGCGCGTCGCGGTCGGTGACAGCCTCGGGATGCTCGACCTGGTGCGGACCGCCGAGGAGCACCGCGTCGTGGGGCACCTGGGCCCGGACCTGCTCGACCCGGGCTACGACGGGGCCCTGGCGCTGTCCAACGTGCTGGCCGATCCCGCCCGCACCGTCACCGAGGCGCTGCTGGACCAGCGCAACGTCGCGGGGATGGGCACGATCTTCACGGCCGAGCCGCTCTTCGTGCACCGGATCAACCCGTGGACGCCGGTCGGCGAGGTCGGCGCGGACCGGGTCGCCGAGGTGCTCGACACGGCGCGGCGGGTGCTGGTGCTCAGCTGCCGCACGGGGCGGACGACCGTGACCGGACGGGCCGACGTCAACGCCGACGACGCCTGGGTGCACGGTCGGGTCGGGCTGCCGTGCAAGCGGTGCGGCACGACGGTGCGGCTGGCGACCATCGGACGGCAGCCGCAGGAGCGGGTGATGTTCTACTGCCCCACCTGCCAGGGCGGCCGGGCACCGACCGACGACGGGTCGCGGCAGACGCCGCTCGGGCACGGG
This genomic interval carries:
- a CDS encoding DMT family transporter, with the protein product MNVRPGALSALLAALLAAALFGTTGTAQALGPDGTDPASVGALRIAVGASVLALAVVGRSRRAVRPIRAGRLPTWTLVLVGGLCVASYQACFFLGVSRTGVAVGTVVALGVAPLATGLLAMLLGERPDPVWTGATAVAVVGVVLLVMGSGSSTTSVDLLGVAAAVGAGVSYAGYTVAARSLLLRGADGVRVMAGFFATGALVLLPVLLLHPPAWALTVRGAAMVLWLGVMTTAVAYLLFQHALSGLSARTVSTLTLGEPVTATVLGVVVLSERLSTLTALGVVVVVVGLLLTGLPRRSPAPDAAPVTAAPADLP
- a CDS encoding peroxidase-related enzyme (This protein belongs to a clade of uncharacterized proteins related to peroxidases such as the alkylhydroperoxidase AhpD.), yielding MSDEADPRISALPLPTRDEVPEGVRRLWDKSREVLGFVPNVFVAQAYNGEQFQAWWAYFNLLVNKEGHLTNAERELLAVVVSGLNRCTYCAVSHGAALRVATGDPVTADLVAVNWRQAGLPEREAALAAYAEKLTLTPAEVTPEDLDALRAVGLDDHQILEAVQVVGMFNMTNRVSTAIAMLPNAEYHSLGREPGA
- the arr gene encoding NAD(+)--rifampin ADP-ribosyltransferase, with product MGAGRAEPEDHGPFFHGTRAELSVGDLLVPGHASNFGDRTANHVYLTATLDAAVWGAELAHGDGPGRVYEVEPTGPVEDDPNLTDTRFEGNPTRSYRTQDPVRVVREVADWEPHPPEVLQNMLDHLAELRRKGLDAVDD
- the aqpZ gene encoding aquaporin Z, with translation MPTSPLRSRLAAEFLGTFVLVLGGAGSAIFAAKVISEGTVNMGIGFLGVALAFGLTVTVMAYAVGHISGGHFNPAVTLGALLAGRIDTRSVLPYMVTQVVGASVAGLVLFVVASGKDGFDPVASGFATNGYGDRSPDGYGLLAALVIEVVLTAVFLYVILGSTDTRAPAGFAPLAIGLSLTLIHLVSIPVTNTSVNPARSLGVAWFAGGEALGQVWLFVVAPLAGAAIAGATYRALFPNTEETLLEEP
- a CDS encoding DEAD/DEAH box helicase — translated: MTGPTAEPSTVLDRFSPATRAWFEASFPGPTAAQAGAWSAISRGEHTLVVAPTGSGKTLSAFLWAIDRIVAGTGDVTSGAAAAPTNVDGGPRGRCRVLYVSPLKALAVDVERNLRSPLVGIGHAATRLGLPSPSVSVAVRSGDTPAAERRAFAKEGAEILITTPESLFLLLTSQARSALTGVESVIVDEVHAVAGTKRGAHLAVTLDRLDALLERPAQRIGLSATVRPVEEVARYLAGGRPVTTVQPPSTKRWDLQVVVPVPDMSDPGATEPARPGGPPASRATADDLAERVDEWARGGSTGGAGDLDEPDQTGPDGALDDDHPADGTGPVGAGPVLPDLDGDAGDVWQPADDPEERASIWPHVERRVGELIEHHTSTLVFTNSRRVAERFTTRLNDAWEERAERLAEAAGTEGSAGAGTEEDARPARPARPPAQVMGQAGAGGAAPPVLARAHHGSVSKEQRAVIEDALKTGRLPAVVATSSLELGIDMGAVDLVVQVASPPSVASGLQRVGRAGHQVGAVSEGVFFPTHRADLVQTAVVVDRMRAGLIEQLRVPANPLDVLAQQIVAMVAMDEWAVPELFELVRRSASFASLPRPLLEAVLDMLAGRYPGEDFADLRPRIEWDRVTDRLTARRGAQLLAVTSGGTIPDRGLYAVMLATGDGPGRRVGELDEEMVYESRVGDVFTLGTTSWRIEDITHDQVLVTPAPGQIGRLPFWKGESQGRPAELGAAVGAFVRELAGLPREAALASLAERGLDPWAADNLVTYVAEQREATSVLPDDRTVVVERFRDEVGDWRVVVHSPWGRPVHGPWALCLAARMRERYGTDVQAMAADDGIVLRLPDLGGWDEAGRRVDDAGEAARLDAEIADLLTLDPDEVADLVTAEIGGSALFASRFRECAARALLLPRRNPGRRQPLWQQRQRSAQLLEVAARYPTFPIVLEAVRECVQDVFDVSALVELMRGIASREIRVISVASATPSPFARSLLMGYIAQFLYEGDSPLAERRAAALSLDPALLAELLGRGEGTSLRDLLDPEVVARTHAELQRLVPERAARDSQDVVDLLRVLGPLTTDEIRERTREEVREEVPGWLAELAGARRVLEVRIAGQQRWADAQDAARLRDALGTAIPVGVPAAYLEAVEDPLGDLVLRYARTHTPFPLEDLSARLGLGSAVVRDAARRLVSSGRLVEGALVPHGTGTEDLCDAEVLRLLRRRSLAALRQEVEPVTRATYARFLPRWQSATGLASVGGRAGTGSGVDGVLRAVEQLAGARLPASAVESLVLPARVRDYSPALLDELMTTGEVLWQGHGSLPGDDGWVSLHLAETAPLTLLEPEPVGSETARAVLELLERVPGGAYFFRALADAVGSTDDQALITTLWDLVWAGHVSADTFAPVRALLGSGRTAHRSRRAPRASGRWSRSSVALSARSSRPSMPTRSGPPSGVGRWSLLPSPEPAGTVRALATAEQLLDRYGVLTRGSVVAEGIPGGYAGVYRVLAGAEEAGRVRRGYVVEGLGAAQFGSAGAIDRLRALDGERDDPGRQPDVVLLAATDPANPYGAAVPWPERGEGEETATAHRPGRKAGAMVVLVDGDLALYLERGGRSALTFSLPDHVEPGPVWETVAATLVGAVRSGALAGLTVAKIDGAGALSSEHPLATAMVAAGFHTAPAGLRLRR